The window AGTTGTCATCCTGAGCTTGTCGAAGGACGAAAGGGACGGAAGCACTGCTTGCGCGCGTGCGTGCTTGTCGTGAACGTGTGGCGTGAGGATCGGTCGGGGCGTTACGATGGACGGGCTTCTTCGTGGGCGCGTTGCCGGTAACGATGAAGTGCTCGGGCGGCTGCGTATCCCAAGAGCGCATTTCGAAGAGTTTGCCGAAGCGGAACGCTATCTCGCGAGGGACCCCGAGGCGGTCGCCATACTCTACACGCTCGAACACGGGCGGCGTGCGCTGCGGCTCAGTATCATTCGCGATGGGAACGATCGTTTCGATGGCGCGGATACGATCGCGTGGGACCCGCACTCGGCGCTGCGCACGACGCAGGGAGGCCGCCAGACGCCCGCCCTCGGGTTACTGCACGAAGAGGACCACGCATTCGAGCGCCTCACTGCTCCGAGGCTGCAGAAAAGACTGCTCGCATCGCCCGACCCCGCATACGACGATCTGGAAGAAAAGCGGGTGATCGCGGGCGTGGAGACGCGCGCCGCGAAGATACTCGGAGAAGGCGTTCGAACCGATCATCGCGGAACGCTCTTCACCGTCTCGAAACCGACGAGCCTATGATCTACGAGGAAACGCGCTCATGCTCCACGCGGCTCTAGCCGTCGCACTCGCCTCCGCAAACGTGGTTCCAGCCAGCTACGACCGCGCGCGTTCGATGATCGTCTATCACGTGAGCGATCGCTTGATGACGCGGGTCGCGATCGCGCCGGAACGGGTGCGCTTCTACCCCAACGCGACCGTGTATCGCCGCTCCGGCGAGGAGATCGCGCGGCTTCTCGAAGCGGCAGAGATCGCGCGACCGGTCGCCAAGGACACGCGCGTGGACGCGCGCTGGCTCGTCGAGTTCTACGATCGGTCAGGCCGGAATATCGGATCGATATCGTGCGATAAGTTCGGCGGCCACGGCACCATCGGCGGCCGGCACGTCGCTTTCTCGAGCGACCACTTCGTCGTCTGGCTACGCTCGGCGTTCCCGTATTGAGTGCGGGCGGAGATGCGATACGGCGGCGAGCGTTTTGAGCGCGCGGCTGCGTAGAGCGGCTTGCCAACCGCGGGTGGCGTGCACGGCGGCGGCCCGTAGCCCGCGCCGCGCCAGCAGCACGTTGCGCGTTTCGCGGGTCTGCGTGCCGAAGCGCGCTTTATACGCCTCGTTTCCTCGCGTAAAATCGTAGAGCTTGTAACCGCGCGCGATCGCGTGTTCGATCGCGAGGGCGTTGAGTGCGATACCGGGCGAGTATTTGGCGTACTCGGGATCCGAGCCGGTCATATACATCAGATACGCCCCTTCGCGCTCGCAGAGAAAGACGGCTTGCGTGGCGATCGTCTCACCGCCGCGGCGCAGCGAGAATATCTGCAGGCAGCCGCGGTCGTACGCGTTGCGGAAGAGCGTACCGAACCGCACGCGTGCGTGCGCGAGGTTGCCTCGCCAGCGAAGATAGTTCAGCGTGACGAGCATCTCGATGCGCTCGTCGATGTTCGTGTCGTCGGCGACTTCAAGCGTTGCTCCGAGCTGCTCGAAGGTGCGCAGCGAGCGGCGTAGATTCGCGCGAAAACTCTTGGAAAGGCCGGCGAGGTATCCCTCGAAATCCTTGCCGAGAACCACGTACGGACAGGTCGTGGATCTCGATGTCACGATTCGATTGCCGCGCGCGCGCAGCCGCTCCACGATGAGCGCGATGCGCGGATCGCGAGTGTCGTCGAGAAACGCGTGATCCCACGTTAGTCCATCGAGATATTCGGCGAGCACTTCCGCTGCTGCATTTTCGTGGGCCGGGTCGGCAACCAGCCCCGTATAGTCCGCTTTGGGACTGCCGCCGAGATGAAGCGCCGCGCCGAACGGCAATCGAGCCGGCCACCGTTCGCTCGCGAGGGGAGCGAACGCAACGTATGCGTCGCTTCGCCGATCGCGCACCGCGGCGACAAACGGACGATACGGCGAGATCTCCCAGTAGGCGCGTTGCCATCCCCAACTCGTAAACACGTGCGCGTGTGGGTCGATCGCGTGTAGCCGCTCCCAACTTGCGCGCAAAAGCTCGAAAGCCGCGAGCCGGTCGATTCGTTCGACCGTGTAATCGCTCACGGTTTCACCGCGGCGTAGGAGCCAGATGCTGTTCTGTTGCGTGCATGTTCCGTGTCATCGTAACGGCTCGCCCGAGGCAGTGAAAAGGGCCGCATACCCGCATCGAGAGGGCCGAAAGACCGCACGGCGCGCGCGGGGGCCGAAAGCCTCCATGAAATCCGGCAAAATACCCCACGCGCTCGGGCAGGAGCGCTCGCCGCGCCGTACCGATGTGCCGCAGTGCGCGCGTTCTCCGCATGCTAGCCTGAGTGCGTGGCTCCTCTGAAGCTTGCCGCCTGGCGCGCGCGCGCATACGCGCTGGTGTTGGCCATCGTTGCCGCCGCGGCGATTCACGTGCAGACCGATCGTCATCCCGATTGGGGGTATGACGGATACACCTACGCGATTCGCATGGAAATGGATGCCGGAATCCCGTACGCTCGGGCGCGCTCGTCCGCGCAGCTTTTCTACGCCGGGAAACCCGAGCTCGCCGATCCCCTTCGCCGCCACTACTTGTACGCCGCGTATCCGCAATATTGGGCGCTCTTCGCGCCGCGAATCGTGTACCCGTTGGCGGCTTCCTGGCTCTGGCCGCTCGCCGGTATGCAAGCGCTTCTGATCGTATCCAACCTCGCCTTCGTCGCCGGAATACTGCTGCTGTACGCGCTCGCGATGCTCTACGCGGCGCCGGAGATCGCCGCGCTCGTCGCCCTCTCGTGCTGCGCGCTGCCAAACGTACGGTCGTACGGAAGCGGTGCCTCGACCGATATGCTCGCGTTCGCGTTTCTCGTGGCCATGATTTATGCCGTCTGCCGCTACGCCGATTCGGCGAAATGGCCGTGGTTTGCCGCGTTTACCGCCGCAGCGACGCTCATGAGTTTCACGCGTCCCATTGCGTACGTGCCGTTGGCCGCAGCGCTCGTGCTCGTTCTCGCGGGTATCGGCGCGAAGAACCAACGGCACGTGCGTCTCGGACTGCGAATCGGTGCGGTCTCCCTGCTGCTGTGCGGCGCGCTCGTAGCCATCGGCTTGGCCGCCCATTCGCCGGGACTTGGCGAGGTGGTGGCGCAGCTACGGGATAGCAGCGCGTATCTGAAGACCGCGCCCCTATGGGCGTGGTACGCGGCGCGCGTCGGGTACGTGACGATTCGCAGCATCGCTCTAGCATTCGCGCTCTTTGCGGCGCCGCTTTCGCTCGTCGCGCTTTGGCGCTGGCGAACGCGAGCAGACGCGGTGTTTTTCTTCGGCCTGGTGGCGGCGTCGATTCCGACGATCCTCGTCAATCCGATCGTGGGCGATATTCCGCGCGTCGTCATTTTCCCGCTCCTGCCGGTCTTCTGCTGCGGCCTCGCGATCGCGCTTTCTCGCGGAGCGCGCGGTGCGGTCTAAAACGCGCCGCGAGTTCGCGGCGACCGTCGCCGTCTGCGCGCTCGTCGTCTTCGCGTTTTTCGGAGCGCGCCCGCTGTTCGATAGCGCGCTCCACCGCCACGGCGGCGACCCGTATCCCGCCACGGACTTCGCGATCTTCTATTGCGCGGGAGCCGCGCTCGATGCCGGACGCAATCCCTATCTGCTCGAGCCGCTGCGATCCTGCGAACACCGCATCTGGACGCCGGGATATCTTCCGGCGAGCGCCGCCGAGCCCGCGGCGCTGCCGGGATACGCCGTTCTTCCGTTTGCGCTGCTTGCAAAGTTGCCGTTTCCGGCCGCCAAGTTTCTCTGGCTCGTGCTGTCGTGTGTGTTTTTTGGAGTCGCCGTCGCGTGCGGGCAGCGACTTTCGCGAATGCCGGCCGTCGCGGTCTTCGCGATCCTCTTCGTGCCGGTCGCGATGCTCAACATTCGGTGGGGGCAGCTCGGACCGCTCGTCGCCGCCGCACTCTTCGCAAGCGCCGTGCTGGCGCGCGCGGGACGCGAGCGGCTCGCCGCCGTCGCCGCGATCGCCGCCACGATCGAACCGCATATCGGGCTCCCGGTTCTGGTCGCGCTTTCTTGGTTCGCACCGCGCTCTCGCGCGGTCGTGATCGGCGGCGCGGCCGTCTTGGCCGTCGCGCACTTTTGGTCGCTGGGCCTCGCGACGGGGCTGCGTTATTTCACGCAGGTGCTGCCGGCGATGTCGCACGCCGAGCTGCTTGCCGCCGATCAGTACGGTACGGTTTGGGCGCTGCACGCCGGCGGCCTGAGCGAACGCTACGCCACGCTGCTCGCGCAGCCCCTGTACGTTGCCGCGATCGTGTGTTCGCTGCTCGTGGTCGCCGCGTATCTCCGGCGGTTTGCCGATCGCTCGGCGATCGTAGCGGCGCCCGCCGCGGTCGCGCTGCTCGGGGCGCCGTATCTGCACGACGTGGAGCTTTGCGTCGCACTAATTCTGCCGCTTGCGGCGCTCGCGAGGACCTCGCGCCGGATGGCGTGGAGCGCGATCGCCGTCGCGCTCGCCATTCCATGGTACGCGGCCACGCACGACACGGTCATCGCAACCGCCGCAATCGGCTCGGGCGCGCTATTTCTCGCCATTGCCGCCAGTCCGCGAGGCCGCCTCGCCATAACGGCGGCACTCGCCTGTACGCTCGCAGGTCTCGTTGCGATTCTCGCCTTGCGCCATCTTCCGGTGGGCCACTCCGCTGCCGTTGCCTTCGGCAACCCGGGCGTGCTCGCAGCCGAAAGCTGGGGCGCATACTTGCGTTCGCAGCCTCCGGCGCTTGCGACCGGTATGCAAACGGCCGTTCCCAAAGCGCTCACCTGGGTCGCGTTGCTGCTGGCAGCGCTCGGTGCGGCGCAGCTTTCGAAAAGGAGTACCGATGAACCAACGCACGTCGAAGGCACGCGCCGCGTACTACGCCGGACTGGCTGAGCTCTATGTGCCGGAACGC is drawn from Candidatus Baltobacteraceae bacterium and contains these coding sequences:
- a CDS encoding GNAT family N-acetyltransferase, with the protein product MSDYTVERIDRLAAFELLRASWERLHAIDPHAHVFTSWGWQRAYWEISPYRPFVAAVRDRRSDAYVAFAPLASERWPARLPFGAALHLGGSPKADYTGLVADPAHENAAAEVLAEYLDGLTWDHAFLDDTRDPRIALIVERLRARGNRIVTSRSTTCPYVVLGKDFEGYLAGLSKSFRANLRRSLRTFEQLGATLEVADDTNIDERIEMLVTLNYLRWRGNLAHARVRFGTLFRNAYDRGCLQIFSLRRGGETIATQAVFLCEREGAYLMYMTGSDPEYAKYSPGIALNALAIEHAIARGYKLYDFTRGNEAYKARFGTQTRETRNVLLARRGLRAAAVHATRGWQAALRSRALKTLAAVSHLRPHSIRERRA
- a CDS encoding glycosyltransferase family 39 protein, with protein sequence MAPLKLAAWRARAYALVLAIVAAAAIHVQTDRHPDWGYDGYTYAIRMEMDAGIPYARARSSAQLFYAGKPELADPLRRHYLYAAYPQYWALFAPRIVYPLAASWLWPLAGMQALLIVSNLAFVAGILLLYALAMLYAAPEIAALVALSCCALPNVRSYGSGASTDMLAFAFLVAMIYAVCRYADSAKWPWFAAFTAAATLMSFTRPIAYVPLAAALVLVLAGIGAKNQRHVRLGLRIGAVSLLLCGALVAIGLAAHSPGLGEVVAQLRDSSAYLKTAPLWAWYAARVGYVTIRSIALAFALFAAPLSLVALWRWRTRADAVFFFGLVAASIPTILVNPIVGDIPRVVIFPLLPVFCCGLAIALSRGARGAV
- a CDS encoding glycosyltransferase family 87 protein; protein product: MRSKTRREFAATVAVCALVVFAFFGARPLFDSALHRHGGDPYPATDFAIFYCAGAALDAGRNPYLLEPLRSCEHRIWTPGYLPASAAEPAALPGYAVLPFALLAKLPFPAAKFLWLVLSCVFFGVAVACGQRLSRMPAVAVFAILFVPVAMLNIRWGQLGPLVAAALFASAVLARAGRERLAAVAAIAATIEPHIGLPVLVALSWFAPRSRAVVIGGAAVLAVAHFWSLGLATGLRYFTQVLPAMSHAELLAADQYGTVWALHAGGLSERYATLLAQPLYVAAIVCSLLVVAAYLRRFADRSAIVAAPAAVALLGAPYLHDVELCVALILPLAALARTSRRMAWSAIAVALAIPWYAATHDTVIATAAIGSGALFLAIAASPRGRLAITAALACTLAGLVAILALRHLPVGHSAAVAFGNPGVLAAESWGAYLRSQPPALATGMQTAVPKALTWVALLLAALGAAQLSKRSTDEPTHVEGTRRVLRRTG